A single region of the Ctenopharyngodon idella isolate HZGC_01 chromosome 21, HZGC01, whole genome shotgun sequence genome encodes:
- the LOC127503378 gene encoding olfactory receptor 4E2-like, with amino-acid sequence MNTSGPVEYFILDGLKDRYVLPIFFTVYISILSGNSMIIYLVRTDPKLNTPMYFFLHNLSFSDIVYTSVTIPKMLSVFLTEAKTISKTGCFVQMYFFLTTGVTGRALLTVMAFDRYVAICNPLRYTTIMTRRLCILLIFASWGFGAVIVTPPAIWATLLPYCGPNIIRHMFCDHSSLVSLACVDTTRNGILSLTNALIALLSTFLFILISYVCIGKAMRKMSKAQQLKVAATCVSHLIVVCISYVSATFVYISYRVARFDPDVRIVIAVLYSVLTPLLNPIIYSLRNKELQDAMKRAFCRCTVTFKTSRKTVPSVA; translated from the coding sequence ATGAACACCAGCGGGCCTGTGGAATATTTCATCCTCGATGGACTGAAGGACAGATACGTGCTTCCCATTTTCTTCACTGTCTATATTTCTATTCTGAGTGGAAACAGCATGATCATTTATCTTGTTAGAACCGACCCCAAGCTCAACACACCTATGTATTTTTTCCTTCATAATTTATCCTTTTCTGATATTGTGTACACATCAGTGACCATTCCCAAAATGCTGTCAGTGTTCCTGACTGAGGCCAAGACCATTTCCAAAACAGGATGCTTTGTACAGAtgtacttttttctcacaactgGAGTGACAGGGCGCGCTTTGCTGACCGTGATGGCGTTTGATCGGTACGTAGCAATCTGTAACCCCCTTCGGTACACGACCATCATGACCAGGCGGCTCTGTATTCTATTGATATTTGCTTCTTGGGGTTTTGGGGCCGTTATAGTGACGCCTCCTGCTATTTGGGCGACTCTCCTGCCTTACTGTGGGCCTAATATCATTAGGCACATGTTCTGTGATCACTCTTCATTAGTGAGCCTTGCCTGTGTTGACACCACCAGGAATGGTATTCTGTCCCTAACAAATGCCCTCATTGCACTTCTCAGTACATTCCTTTTCATCTTAATTTCGTATGTCTGTATTGGCAAAGCTATGAGAAAAATGAGCAAGGCACAGCAGCTCAAAGTTGCGGCCACTTGTGTGTCACACCTGATAGTGGTGTGTATCTCGTATGTTTCAGCCACATTTGTGTATATCTCATATCGAGTTGCTAGATTTGACCCAGATGTTCGCATAGTCATTGCTGTGCTGTACTCTGTGCTCACACCCCTGCTGAATCCCATCATTTACAGCTTGAGGAATAAAGAACTGCAAGATGCAATGAAGAGAGCGTTTTGTAGATGCactgttacttttaaaacctCCAGGAAAACAGTTCCTTCTGTTGCTTAG